The Brassica napus cultivar Da-Ae chromosome C7, Da-Ae, whole genome shotgun sequence genome has a segment encoding these proteins:
- the LOC106404140 gene encoding uncharacterized protein LOC106404140, whose amino-acid sequence MTINDGKNIRDSTDTDVIYFKGRATVNQTKPRNDLLVIELTIQNIDVARILIDTGSLANIIFKSTLERMKIDPSEIAENPSPLVGLSGETTLALGSINLIVKAGTTEKITEFLVADRPASYNVIMGTPWLNLMQAIQSTYHLCLKLASDKKAQEQESAELFWKLRKVEILEEKREPNCKPVISVCLDEAFPERCIEIGANLHEPLRTKLIACLKKNLHAFAWAAEDMPGIDINITCHELNIDPTFKPVKQKRRKLGPEGATAVNDEVEKILKVGSITEVRYPDWLANPVVVKKKNGKWRVCVDFTDLEKACPKDSFPLPHIDRLVEATVGNELLSFMDAFSSYNQIMMNPDDSEKTAFITDHGTCCNLSTTR is encoded by the coding sequence ATGACGATTAACGATGGAAAGAACATACGAGACTCGACCGACACGGACGTCATCTATTTTAAGGGGAGAGCAACGGTCAACCAGACCAAACCTCGCAACGACCTCCTTGTCATCGAGTTGACGATCCAGAATATCGACGTCGCGAGAATCCTAATCGATACTGGAAGCTTggcaaatattattttcaaaagcaCCCTCGAAAGGATGAAGATTGACCCGTCCGAAATCGCGGAAAACCCTAGCCCGCTAGTAGGACTCTCAGGGGAGACCACTTTGGCTCTCGGGTCAATTAACCTCATAGTCAAAGCTGGAACTACGGAAAAAATCACAGAGTTCCTAGTTGCCGACAGACCTGCGTCATACAACGTAATCATGGGCACGCCGTGGTTGAATCTTATGCAGGCAATTCAatcaacgtaccatctttgcctcaagttagCCTCCGACAAAAAAGCCCAAGAACAAGAATCGGCAGAACTCTTCTGGAAATTGCGGAAAGTCGAGATTCTAGAAGAAAAGCGCGAGCCAAACTGCAAACCCGTAATATCAGTATGTCTTGACGAAGCATTCCCCGAACGATGCATCGAGATCGGAGCCAACCTCCATGAACCTTTAAGGACTAAGCTCATAGCTTGTCTAAAAAAGAATCTCCACGCATTCGCCTGGGCTGCGGAAGACATGCCAGGGATTGACATCAACATAACCTGCCACGAGCTGAATATCGATCCAACCTTCAAACcagtcaaacagaaaagacgaAAGTTGGGACCCGAGGGCGCTACTGCGGTCAACGACGAAGTCGAAAAAATTCTTAAAGTCGGATCGATAACAGAAGTGAGGTACCCAGACTGGCTTGCCAACCCTGTAGTGGTCAAGAAGAAAAACGGAAAATGGCGAGTCTGTGTTGACTTCACTGACCTCGAAAAAGCCTGTCCAAAAGATAGCTTCCCCTtaccacacatcgatcgattggtcGAAGCAACAGTGGGAaacgaactcttatccttcatggatgctTTCTCGAGTTAcaatcaaattatgatgaaccctgaCGATAGTGAAAAAACTGCATTTATTACAGATCACGGAACTTGCTGCAACTTATCAACGACTCGTTAA